The Jaculus jaculus isolate mJacJac1 chromosome 1, mJacJac1.mat.Y.cur, whole genome shotgun sequence nucleotide sequence GAATTCTTCATGCAGTCTTACAGTATTGCATGTATATCTTTTCTGTACTTCGTTCTGTAGACTTCAGTTCTTTGTAAAGCAAAATAGTGCTTGTAGCTCAGCATTGTCAGACTATTCTAATGAAAGTTGTGTGCTCACAATGTTCCCTGGTATATTATCATTTCTTAATAGAAGTGTCTATGAAGCTGATGATGACTCCCTCCTTTCTACATCTtcatattctttttctgtttgttttctgaggtagggtctcactctagcccaggctgacctggaactcactctttaatctcagggtggcctcagtctcatggtgatccccctacctctacctcccgagtgctgggatgaaaagcatgcaccaccacacccggctttacatCTTCCTATTCTTATCTTCCTAGATCCACACATATAGTACTGCATAAACATAGAGAAACTGTTAACCTAACTAAAAAGAGAGTACATTTATGAACAGAGAACTTCCTACTGTTTGATGTGATGTGTTCAAGTAACTTGATTAGAGTTAGAAATGCCAAGGGAGTTTGACCTTTCCGGAGCCTGATGCATCTGGCAGGAAGTGAGTTCTTTGATTAGGTCTCCTACCAAGATCCAGCAGTTACTAAAGAAATTGTGAAATTAAgagattttattgtttgtttatttttttaataaatttacaaGTATGCACTGTAGTAGATAAGATCAAAATGAAATTGAGATCTTTTCAAGAAGATAGAGTAAACTGCATATGTttcctctccctgtctgccttaGGTTAACCTCAGAGCCACTGACGTGAGGCTCATGCGCCAGTTGCTGGTTATCAACGAGAGCATTGAGTCCATCAAGTGGATGATTGAGGAGAAAGCCACCATCACCAGCCGAGGCAGCAGTCTGAGTGGCAGCCTGTGCAGTTTACTGGAGAGTCAGAGTACCTCCCTACGTGGCAGTTATAACAGCCTCCATGATAGCAGTGATGGGCTGGATGGCATCTCTGTGGGGAGCTACCTGGACACTTTGGCAGACGATGTTCCAGGCCATCAGACTCCATCAGATTTGGACCAATTCAGTGACAGCTCCATTATAGAGGACTCACAGGCACCACACAAGCATTCAAAGTTGGATTCTGAATACTACTGCTTTGGCTAATGACCTGTTGTTTGCATGGGACTGGTGTGCAATTCACATGTATGCatccttcctctctgctgctaTATTTGTGGTGTGATTTATTTTAATACAGCaacctttttaaagaaacttatttttaaactGCTTAATGATATTTCTGTTGATCCTAATATTTCTCATCTAgactgatttatttttctctgttacatctgtatttttatttattataatgagctttctcccttctcttaCAGTAGCACAGACAAAGCAGGGGGAAAGAATAAGCAataattgtttttgcttttgttttcagagCAAGGGGTCAgggattataaaaaaaaacttcGCTAAATTTTACAATAAACCAAAGTCTGGTAACAGTTATTTATGTTGCCTGTGTTTTTAAATGATTCTACTGTTATATTTCATAAGTAATTGAGATGTATTATGGTCTGTATATCCAGTTGAACAAAATACTTCACATTAGTAACAAAAGATAGATGAGCAAGCAAATTTTAGCCTACAATAAAAAAGCAATGTGACCAACTATTTTCACTATAATGAGTATATCCATGTATCCCAATTCAGAGCCTACTAAGACCTTTCTTGAAATCATGAACCCAGAGTCAGGTGTTCTGAAAGTTAATCACACACcaattttttttagtatattcCTCATTGTTTGTATACCTTTATGTTCAACTTACTAAATGATGATTGGTTGGTAGTTTTCTTTAGTtttaatggggaatcaaatcaagtaACTTTTCACATAAATTGCttgttaaattaaattttaacagCACACACTGTGACCCAATGGAGAAAACATCTTAGAGTCAAGACCAGTGAATTTCAAAGAGAAGGTAATACAATATACAACCACATGTCTATAACACTCTTAGGATAATATCTTTACCAATAGGTAAGTGGGCAAGTAGCAATTTAAGAGGCAACAAGAACAAATTCTAACACCTTTGGAACCCAGTGTTTGCCTAGAACAAAATGCAAAATGCACAAGAACATTTCtttcccttatttttgttttttgtttgtttgttttgttttgttttttgggtttttttgttttgtttttcaagttagggtctcctcactctagcccaggctgacctggaattcacttgatagtctcagggtggctttgaactcacgacgatcctcctacttctgcctcccgagtgctgggattaaaggtgtggtgcaccaccatgccctaccACAAGAACATTTCTGTTCTCAGATCACAGCTTCTGAACATGAACTCAATCTAGCAAATGTCTTTTACACCCAACCAGCGTCTACACTATTTGTCCAGTGCCTACAAATATCACCTctttagaaaagaaatgaaaataatcataaaagCATAATATGAGAGAAATATGTGAGATAGTTTACATTTAAAGAATGTGCTTTAAGAAGCCTGTTAGTACTACTTGAGGGAGAATGCTTGAGATTTTTGGCCCTCTGTTAATAATAAGAGTATGCATTTTATACTTATccattatttttgtaaaatatagcAAGTAAAGTTTGTATGATTTAGACTTAATATCACATATACTACAACAATATTTTTATAGTTACTAAGTTACATAGTTACTAAGAAGAAGAGAACGTGCAGTTAAGCAAGACAAATGCTAGCACAGCCAGTGGTCTCAAGGGGAAGAAGGCACTGAACTGCCTCATTTTTGATGAAAAATCCCTGGAAGTACTCTCTGACCTAGAGcattttatatttgatatttattaGCACCATGAGGAAATAGGGCAAAAAAAGTTAaagcaaaaatgtttttaaaactctttGTCTGCACAGACTATGGTTCTAAGAGAAATTGGAATGTACCTGGGTTACATTAATCTATTTTACCGGCCTGTTGGACTTCCAATTGAAGGGAAATAATTGAAGTAAAGGAATTCAGGCAAGGAAAGCTATTGCACTTTTGGTATTCTGAAAATAAAGGAACTTTAAATGACCAATCAACTTAAAGTTACTTCAAGAAGATGGCAATCAGCTCCAAGTTACAGTGCATAAGGTTCTAAGTATTTCTCAGCCCTTAGAAATGCAGCAGAGGTTTTTCCTTTTGATGAGATTGTAATGGTACTTAGACGACAGTAGAAAACTTCAATCACTTGTTTCCCCTACTCCATCAAAACACAATTATACCTATGGTGATAAAATAATGGTTGTTTAGGATTCTCATCCTACTGATGCCATCAGTAGACATGTGATCACTCCTCTGGAAAAGCCTACTTTTGTGTGGATCCAGAAAGTCATTTCAGATTTCCTCATTCTCCCCTGCCTGCTTTTCAAACTCCTTTCTAGGTGTCTCTTCTTCATTTCTTGACCTATAAGCTCTTGGAGATGCTAGATTCAATTCTCTTCTAAATGCTCCCACATAGGAACCCATCCAGTGTTACAGTTTTACATGATTTCTGTGTGCTGTGATTTCTAAATGAACACGGTGTGCCATGATCTCTATCTTGATCTTGGATCTCCCAATTCCATTTGCCCATGTAGCATGTCTATGCAACATCTGTTGAGCAACTCATTCTGAGCATATTCAAGCTGTTAACAATCTTCCTACTTTATTGAGTAGTGCCTCTTTTCTCATCAAATTCTTCACTTCAATCCTTGGAGTCATCTTTAATTACTTTCTTTGAATAACACAGTATCCAAATCATATTAGCAACATCTTAGAAATAAATCCATGATGCTACTAATTCTCATCATGactgccaccacactcagttacCATCACTTCTCCCTGGAACTGCTGTAATAGCTTTTCTTGTTGTCCTGCTTTTCCCACACCTTCTCACAATAAGTGTTTAGCACAGCAAGAATAATTGTGCAAAACACAAGTCAAATTTTGCCAGCCTTTAGTCCaagtttttttctaaatatttattattttaagactcAAGCCTTTAACAAATAATTAATTTGGGATTATTAATAAAACAGTACTATTGCTAAGTTTTGCCTATTACATGTTTAAGGTGTGATATACatgctttctgtttttcaaatacaGCGTCCtaggattttttaattttaattttttattagttatgtacatagtgtgtatacagtcatgtaagcaccattgttagcctccctccctgtcctccaccctccacaggaaccctccttttgggggaatatgggtcatgcattggggagttatccatcagttatgaggaagaagcaatgtctctgtgaataatgacccaacatatggctctaataatctttctggcaacctcttccacaaattttcctgagccatgttgaattCGTcttgggtctacttcagtgatgaggtctctctgggtctctggtttggtaggagctaagtgttctctgtgtctatctccttcacccttgtgttggtaccagttcaccaagaaagcagcactcttgctcatttacccagttactcttggtttcagctggagtcctgttgaggtgtgatgggctgaatctctcctcaggatctgaatccatctgaaaaagagaagcacattctccaacagagagtgaagtcaacaccagatgaatgggataaccattattgttttagggagaatttagtaggtctaggccctcttgtagcccataattgatgAGAGCTTAATAGTAGAGAGCATGCTCGTTTATTGGacatagttctgacttgtttcatagcctcagctatgggttctgttccactgagtggatcaattagccaaatcaaaaccttggtttcccaccatggttgtgtgacaatattgcacttgtgagcatcacatctggttggttgctgctgagtagcttaaaccatgacttgcttggacagatgttggtcattttcctgtAGTTGCTCATGTAttactttctggcactagatgagcaaACTGGAcaatcatatgcaggaaaatgaaacgtgatccacacatctcaccatgcacaaaaatcaagtccaaatggatcaaagacttcaatataagactggaaactcagctactcCTGGAAGAATGAATAGtagaaactttccatgacataggaatgggaaaagacatcctgaacaaaacaccagtaacTCAGGAGCTTAAACAATCACCCAACcattgggatcttatgaagctgaaaagtttcatCACAGAAAAAGATATAATTAAGCAAAagcaatagattatccacagaatgggagaaaattttagcTGGCTCTCCAACGGAcataggcctaatttctagaatctacaaagaactcaaaaacctaaacaataagaagttTAACAACCCACTCACATAATGTggcaaaggggctagagagatggcttagtggttaagcacatgcctgtgaatcctaaggactctggttcgaggcttgattccccaggacccacgttagccagatgcacaagggggagcatgtgtgtggagtttgtttgcagggctggaagccctggagcacccattctcaatctctctctctctctctctctctctctctctctctctctctctctctctctctctctctttttctttctctgtctgtatctctcaaataaataaataaataaataaataaataaataaataaataaaataaacaacaacaacaaaaaatgtggcaaagagctgtacaggcagttctcagaagaagaaatacaaatggaaaacacacactgaagaaaatgttcatcatccctgatcattagggaaatgcaaattaaagcaatttttttattttatttctctttaaagaTAATCCAAAATCCTGTGCAATCTAACATTCTTCTGCTCTCCAACCATATCTATATTGTGGCCCGCCTTTCTCATTTCATCTGCATCCCTATGCTTCTCTAAAAAACTCTCAAATCCCAAGTCTCTTTCAACCTAAGAATCTTCATACTTCTTATTTCTTCTCACATAAATGTTCTTATGAATTTTCTTATGGTTTCATCTTTCTTTGTGGTCTCCAACCAGGTGACACCTTTTCTAAAAGGAATTCTTCCATGGTACCTCTGGCACTCTAAATCCATTACTCTGTTTTGTTACTCTTCAGATGCGTTAGGCTAAAAGGTAAGGGCTATGGGAATAAGTTTTCTCTCTGTCATCTCTCCTACCACCTACTAAAGTATCTTTTACACAGTAGGAATGAGAtaaatatttctttgagacaggtctcaccatgtaatccagactggactcaaacagcaatcctccttcctcagttttACTGGTACTGGAATTACAGTTAtgaaccaccatgactggcttaaaTGAATATTTTGGACTATGTGATTATTAAACATTTGCTAAGAATCTTCTGAAAGtaacacatacaacacacacacacacacacacacacacgtaatgtTTCAGTAACACAAAGATGAGGAATATATGAATCTGCTCTCAATAGGCTCAATTGTCtaatatatttctttgttataaAAGATAATTCCCTCAGTTCTATCCTTAACCAGCAAAACTTCAAAATGAGTTCCCTTGCATGATAAGTAACATTGCAGACACTGTGAAACTAAGGACTTTGAGATGAAAAGCTGAGAAAATGATGCTGGGTATCtgggaggaagggtgggagggagagaatgaatgaatgatagatgatagatagatagatagatagatagatagatagatagatagatagatagatagatagtagatagtagatagatgatagatagagattTTAAATGGTATACTGCTGGCTGTGTAGCAACAAATCAAGTAATGCATAACAGAGTATTTtgtatttctggagtttgttgattGATGCATTAATCTCACACTTATACACTATTTCCATGCAATCCCTGTTatcattgtttaaatatttagcaGGCCATTTCCATTAAACACTAACCAACATTCCAATATTCCTACCTGTCACTGTGAATTATTTTGTGTAGCATGCTTAACCCAGCATCTGGCTGAGCCAAGCCAGAGTCAGTCCTGGAATCATCTCTACCTTTATTTGACTGCTTGCTAAATTCCAAACA carries:
- the Lurap1l gene encoding leucine rich adaptor protein 1-like, yielding MEDGPLPDLRDIELKLGRKVPESLARSLRGEEPAPRAGVGDLCGGICGGAGGSCSSSPPSLPSSSSSSPASGSPRQSHSSALERLETKLHVLRQEMVNLRATDVRLMRQLLVINESIESIKWMIEEKATITSRGSSLSGSLCSLLESQSTSLRGSYNSLHDSSDGLDGISVGSYLDTLADDVPGHQTPSDLDQFSDSSIIEDSQAPHKHSKLDSEYYCFG